In one Sphingomonas sp. AP4-R1 genomic region, the following are encoded:
- a CDS encoding glycoside hydrolase family 105 protein: MHRTILEAAPFAAACALLAGGAQAQMASAPPMSRAPVNVAIDGATRLAPAYPMPYLRPSEQAIKAVMDRVLGYIDRETPVGMVDAAGRDVPLASITAQSKFKPGFLLTSYEWGVTYAGAMLAGDVTNDKRYTRYAADRMNFVADVAARYRKLGTEPKSTPVRNMLAPERLDDSGAMSAALIKGQRAGLADANIRPQIDVYLDWMAKRQFRMKDGTLARERPLPVTLWLDDVYMSVPGLAQMGALTGDRAYYDDAVRQVLQFSQRMFVPEKGLYMHAWAEGMDPHPAFHWGRANGWAVMAMVELLEVLPADHPQRGAILKQLRAHVAGLAKVQSGTGLWHQLLDRPDSYLETSASAMYAYAIARAVNRGWIDRRAYAPVAMLAWNGVSTKVSQAGEVEDVCVGTGVAFDPAFYYFRPRHVRAAHGYGPVLLAGAEVIAMLRKGGPMEGGNGQGLIFGESAS; this comes from the coding sequence ATGCACAGGACGATCCTCGAGGCGGCCCCGTTTGCGGCCGCATGCGCTCTGCTGGCGGGCGGCGCGCAGGCGCAGATGGCCTCCGCACCACCGATGAGCCGGGCGCCGGTGAACGTCGCGATCGACGGCGCCACCCGCCTCGCGCCAGCTTATCCGATGCCCTATCTCCGCCCGTCCGAGCAGGCGATCAAGGCGGTGATGGATCGCGTGCTCGGCTATATCGATCGCGAGACGCCCGTGGGCATGGTCGACGCCGCCGGCCGCGACGTGCCGCTCGCCAGCATCACCGCGCAGAGCAAGTTCAAGCCCGGCTTCCTGCTCACCAGCTACGAATGGGGCGTCACCTATGCGGGGGCGATGCTCGCCGGCGACGTGACCAACGACAAACGCTATACGCGCTACGCGGCCGATCGGATGAACTTCGTGGCGGACGTCGCCGCCCGCTATCGCAAGCTCGGCACGGAGCCCAAGTCCACGCCCGTCCGAAACATGCTGGCGCCCGAGCGGCTCGACGATTCCGGGGCGATGTCCGCCGCTTTGATCAAGGGCCAGCGCGCGGGGCTGGCCGACGCTAATATCCGCCCGCAGATCGACGTCTATCTCGACTGGATGGCCAAGCGACAGTTCCGCATGAAGGACGGCACGCTGGCGCGCGAACGTCCCTTGCCCGTCACCTTGTGGCTCGACGACGTCTATATGAGCGTGCCCGGCCTCGCGCAGATGGGCGCGCTGACCGGCGACCGGGCCTATTATGACGATGCCGTCCGTCAGGTCCTGCAATTCTCGCAGCGCATGTTCGTGCCCGAGAAGGGCCTCTACATGCACGCCTGGGCCGAGGGCATGGACCCGCATCCCGCCTTCCACTGGGGTCGCGCCAACGGCTGGGCCGTGATGGCGATGGTCGAGTTGTTGGAAGTGCTGCCCGCCGATCATCCGCAGCGCGGCGCCATCCTGAAGCAGTTGCGCGCGCATGTGGCCGGGCTCGCCAAGGTCCAGTCCGGCACCGGCCTGTGGCATCAGCTGCTCGATCGGCCCGACAGCTATCTCGAGACGTCGGCCAGCGCCATGTATGCCTACGCCATCGCCCGTGCGGTCAATCGCGGCTGGATCGACCGGCGCGCCTACGCGCCCGTCGCGATGCTCGCGTGGAACGGTGTATCGACCAAGGTGTCGCAGGCGGGCGAAGTGGAGGATGTCTGCGTCGGCACCGGCGTCGCCTTCGATCCCGCTTTCTATTATTTCCGCCCCCGACACGTCCGCGCGGCCCACGGCTATGGTCCGGTCCTGCTGGCGGGCGCCGAGGTGATCGCGATGCTGCGCAAGGGCGGCCCGATGGAGGGCGGCAACGGCCAGGGGCTGATCTTCGGCGAGAGCGCATCCTGA
- a CDS encoding glycoside hydrolase family 28 protein, with translation MMVGMLDRRTVLAVGALLATGLKARPKAGDGWERAAGIVARVRPPVFPKRDVDIRAYGAQAGGRVLCTRAFADAIAACVAAGGGRVIVPDGRWLTGAIRLQSNVELHLEEGAVLLFSTDPALYPIVATRFEGVELMNYSPLIYASDVRNVAVTGRGTIDGQGAAWWSWSGSARHGWREGLPNQRTARIRLFEMAEKGVPVAERRFGEGSYLRPNLIQFQRCDTVLIEGVTLRDSPCWNVHPVASRNVTLRGVTVSGLGPNNDGCDPESVDGMVIEDCTFDTGDDCIAIKSGRNADGRRLALPSHDIVIRRCTMKAGHGGVVIGSEVSGGVENVFAEQCTMSSPDLWYALRFKSNAVRGGRIAHVRARDITVGQVGKAAITCDFQYEEGRNGPFTPELDDIVVERLKVADAIRVLDCQGLPKAPVGRMTLRDCRFDGVREPSIVERITALRLDGVTVNGRPVAKL, from the coding sequence ATGATGGTGGGGATGCTCGATCGTCGAACCGTGCTGGCGGTGGGTGCGCTGCTCGCCACCGGCCTCAAGGCGCGGCCGAAGGCGGGTGATGGCTGGGAGCGCGCCGCCGGGATCGTCGCCCGCGTGCGCCCGCCCGTCTTCCCCAAGCGTGACGTCGATATCCGCGCCTATGGCGCGCAGGCGGGCGGGCGCGTTCTTTGCACGCGGGCCTTCGCCGATGCGATCGCGGCCTGCGTCGCGGCGGGTGGTGGGCGCGTGATCGTGCCGGACGGCCGCTGGCTGACGGGCGCGATCCGCCTGCAATCGAATGTCGAGCTGCATCTGGAGGAGGGCGCGGTGCTGCTCTTCTCGACCGACCCCGCGCTCTATCCGATCGTGGCGACGCGCTTCGAGGGCGTCGAGCTGATGAACTATTCGCCGCTCATCTATGCCAGCGACGTGCGCAATGTCGCGGTGACCGGGCGCGGCACGATCGACGGGCAGGGGGCGGCTTGGTGGTCGTGGAGCGGCAGTGCCCGCCACGGCTGGCGCGAGGGCCTGCCGAACCAGCGTACGGCCCGGATCCGGCTGTTCGAAATGGCCGAGAAAGGTGTTCCAGTGGCGGAGCGCCGCTTCGGCGAAGGCAGCTATCTGCGGCCTAACCTGATCCAGTTCCAGCGCTGCGACACCGTTTTGATCGAGGGCGTCACGCTGCGCGATTCTCCCTGCTGGAACGTGCATCCGGTCGCGAGCCGCAATGTCACGTTGCGCGGCGTGACGGTCAGCGGCCTCGGCCCGAACAATGACGGCTGCGATCCGGAATCGGTCGACGGGATGGTGATCGAGGATTGCACGTTCGACACCGGCGACGATTGCATCGCGATCAAGTCCGGCCGGAACGCCGATGGCCGCCGCCTCGCTTTGCCCTCGCACGACATCGTGATCCGCCGCTGCACGATGAAGGCGGGCCATGGCGGGGTGGTGATCGGCAGCGAAGTCTCCGGCGGTGTCGAGAATGTGTTCGCCGAGCAATGCACGATGAGCAGCCCGGATCTCTGGTATGCGCTGCGCTTCAAATCCAATGCGGTGCGCGGCGGGCGAATCGCGCATGTCCGGGCGCGCGACATCACGGTGGGGCAGGTCGGCAAGGCGGCGATCACCTGTGATTTTCAGTATGAGGAAGGCAGGAACGGGCCGTTCACGCCCGAACTCGACGATATCGTGGTCGAGCGGCTGAAGGTCGCGGATGCGATCCGCGTGCTGGATTGCCAGGGCCTGCCGAAGGCTCCCGTCGGCCGCATGACCCTCCGCGATTGCCGCTTCGATGGCGTGCGCGAGCCTAGCATCGTCGAGCGGATCACGGCGCTGCGGCTGGACGGCGTGACCGTCAACGGACGCCCCGTCGCGAAACTGTGA
- a CDS encoding RNA polymerase sigma factor → MGREILPHEREVRSWLRRRVPSDVDVEDIVQECYCRIAQLTDVSHVTMPRAYFFSVARNLVHQTIKVARVVKIEAMSDLDDWESEEPSPERIAAARQEWGRVQAAIGQLSERARRIFIMRKIDGLAQKEIARALGVTETVVENDASRGLRSVLRALTEPEPEQIVTPPAEGLGHARSR, encoded by the coding sequence GTGGGACGTGAGATCCTGCCGCACGAGCGCGAGGTGCGATCGTGGTTGCGTCGTCGCGTCCCCAGCGATGTCGATGTCGAGGACATTGTCCAGGAATGCTATTGCCGGATCGCCCAGCTGACCGACGTTTCGCATGTGACGATGCCGCGCGCCTATTTCTTCTCGGTGGCGCGCAATCTGGTCCATCAGACGATCAAGGTGGCGCGGGTGGTGAAGATCGAGGCGATGTCCGATCTCGACGACTGGGAGAGCGAGGAGCCTTCGCCCGAGCGGATCGCGGCCGCGCGGCAGGAATGGGGCCGCGTGCAGGCGGCGATCGGCCAGCTCTCCGAACGGGCCCGGCGGATCTTCATCATGCGTAAGATCGATGGCCTGGCGCAGAAGGAAATCGCCCGTGCGCTCGGCGTGACGGAAACGGTCGTCGAGAATGATGCGAGCCGCGGCCTGCGATCGGTGCTGCGTGCTCTGACCGAGCCTGAGCCCGAACAGATCGTCACGCCCCCAGCGGAAGGCCTTGGCCATGCGCGATCGCGTTGA
- a CDS encoding FecR domain-containing protein: MRDRVEDEAARWALRDPLTAEEQAQLDEWLARSWRHPGALLRAQAALSMIDHALVPEEEAGPEAMAPVPNSRLAPTRRWVLGGLSSAAAAALGLVGWRALRGERVMTVRGEIRRLPLADGSVATIDTESELHVAMAGETRRIAITHGQAWFQVAKDRHRPFVVDAGIAQVRAVGTAFSVRRNGEQVEVAVTEGTVVAWPTGAKGTMNVLTEGQYATFSINGEAPRTGTAPAEINRSLAWRDGEISLEGETLTSAVSQFNRYNEQQLVLADPSLGEERLVGLFKVGNPQEFASMLEKTLSIEVTVTPHEIRLARKYSRPI; this comes from the coding sequence ATGCGCGATCGCGTTGAGGACGAAGCCGCGCGCTGGGCGCTGCGCGATCCGCTGACAGCGGAGGAGCAGGCCCAGCTCGACGAATGGCTGGCGCGGAGCTGGCGTCATCCCGGCGCCCTGCTGCGCGCGCAGGCGGCGCTGAGCATGATCGATCATGCGCTCGTGCCGGAGGAGGAGGCAGGGCCCGAGGCCATGGCCCCTGTCCCGAACTCGCGGCTCGCGCCGACGCGCCGTTGGGTACTGGGTGGGTTGAGCAGCGCTGCGGCGGCCGCACTGGGGCTCGTCGGCTGGCGTGCTTTGCGTGGCGAGCGGGTGATGACGGTGCGCGGCGAGATACGGCGCCTGCCGCTGGCGGACGGATCGGTCGCGACGATCGACACCGAAAGCGAATTGCATGTTGCAATGGCGGGCGAGACGCGGCGGATCGCGATCACGCACGGGCAGGCCTGGTTTCAGGTGGCGAAGGATCGGCATCGCCCGTTTGTGGTGGACGCGGGGATCGCGCAGGTGCGCGCGGTCGGCACGGCCTTTTCGGTACGCCGCAATGGCGAGCAGGTGGAGGTGGCCGTCACCGAGGGAACGGTCGTCGCGTGGCCCACGGGCGCCAAGGGCACGATGAACGTGCTGACCGAGGGCCAATATGCGACCTTCTCGATCAATGGCGAGGCGCCCCGCACCGGCACGGCACCCGCTGAGATCAATCGCTCGCTGGCATGGCGCGATGGCGAGATCTCGCTTGAAGGCGAGACGCTGACCAGCGCCGTCTCCCAGTTCAATCGCTACAATGAGCAGCAATTGGTGTTGGCCGACCCCAGTCTTGGCGAAGAGCGGCTCGTCGGCCTGTTCAAGGTCGGTAATCCGCAGGAATTTGCCTCGATGTTGGAAAAGACGTTGAGCATCGAGGTGACAGTCACGCCCCACGAAATCCGGCTCGCCCGAAAATATTCGCGACCGATCTGA